One Ahaetulla prasina isolate Xishuangbanna chromosome 17, ASM2864084v1, whole genome shotgun sequence genomic window carries:
- the LOC131186833 gene encoding lens fiber membrane intrinsic protein-like: protein MFGWMGGALLCAVSGLVLLIVATATDFWMQYRYSGSLSNQGLWRFCVGNKCHPHTITLAFWDATRAFMLISILSSFAGIILELMTYSGTNRFSRSRSAGVTLLIAGLFALLGLSVYTGVTVNFYGKRYADWRFSWSYILGWIAVLLTFSAGIGALRACSGVPLVFQILRPPHSLPLLCCPQKFVYRWIWRDEWLTQLRGTLLAEVHPIRTPTTPPCAATWPPHPCSPSSAKCPQWAG, encoded by the exons ATGTTCGGTTGGATGGGAGGGGCCCTGCTGTGCGCCGTTTCTGGGCTGGTCCTCCTCATTGTTGCCACAGCGACGGACTTTTGGATGCAGTACCGATACTCCGGCAGCCTCAGCAACCAAGGGCTCTGGCGCTTCTGTGTGGGGAACAAATGTCACCCGCACACCATCACCCTCG CTTTCTGGGACGCCACGAGAGCCTTCATGCTCATCTCCATCCTGTCCTCCTTCGCTGggatcatcctggagctgatgaCCTATTCTGGCACCAACCGGTTCTCCCGCAGTCGCTCTGCAGGGGTCACCCTCTTGATTGCAG GACTCTTCGCCTTGCTGGGTCTCTCTGTCTACACTGGCGTGACCGTGAATTTCTACGGCAAGCGTTACGCTGACTGGCGTTTCTCCTGGTCGTACATTCTGGGATGGATCGCGGTTCTCCTGACCTTCTCAGCAGGTATTGGCGCTCTGCGAGCGTGCAGCGGGGTTCCCCTCGTCTTCCAGATCCTGAGACCCCCCCA ctCTCTTCCACTTCTGTGCTGTCCGCAGAAATTTGTCTACCGGTGGATCTGGCGGGACGAGTGGTTGACTCAACTTCGTGGCACCCTCCTGGCTGAAGTCCATCCCATCCGGACGCCAACGACCCCCCCTTGTGCAGCCACGTGGCCCCCTCATCCGTGTtctccctcctctgccaagtgCCCCCAGTGGGCTGGCTAA